A genomic window from Trueperella bialowiezensis includes:
- a CDS encoding SDR family oxidoreductase, with product MSSIRLDGRVAVVTGASQGIGKGIALKLAQRGATVVVVDINGDAAAQVAQECGGSSRAIGLDVSDREAVDKAMDHVIADFGKIDILVNNAGINRDGMLHKMTDEMWDSVIAVDLSAVFYFCRKVGAHMRTNEYGRICNVASASWMGNIGQTNYAAAKGGVVSLTRSISKELAFKNVTANAICPGFIETQMTTELKDVPSRAGFENLYEEQVAKVPLRRAGTPEDVANLVAFLVSDDASYLTGEVINIGGGYKL from the coding sequence ATGAGTTCGATTCGATTGGACGGCCGGGTAGCGGTTGTCACGGGTGCATCCCAAGGGATTGGAAAGGGGATCGCTCTGAAGTTGGCGCAAAGGGGCGCAACTGTTGTGGTGGTGGATATTAACGGCGACGCCGCGGCGCAGGTCGCGCAGGAGTGCGGTGGTAGTTCGAGGGCGATTGGCCTGGACGTTTCGGATCGGGAAGCCGTGGACAAGGCCATGGATCACGTGATTGCGGACTTCGGCAAGATCGACATTCTGGTGAATAACGCAGGTATTAACCGGGATGGGATGCTACACAAGATGACCGATGAGATGTGGGATTCGGTGATCGCGGTAGATCTTTCGGCGGTGTTCTATTTCTGCCGAAAGGTTGGCGCGCATATGCGCACCAACGAATATGGCCGGATTTGTAATGTCGCCTCGGCGTCGTGGATGGGCAATATTGGCCAGACGAACTACGCAGCTGCGAAGGGCGGTGTTGTATCGCTGACGAGGTCGATTTCGAAGGAGTTGGCGTTTAAGAACGTGACGGCGAATGCGATTTGCCCGGGATTTATTGAGACGCAGATGACGACCGAGCTGAAAGACGTGCCTTCTCGCGCAGGTTTCGAGAACTTGTACGAGGAACAGGTTGCGAAGGTGCCGCTGCGCCGTGCGGGAACCCCGGAGGATGTGGCCAATCTGGTGGCGTTTTTGGTGTCGGATGATGCGTCCTACTTGACCGGCGAGGTCATCAACATCGGAGGAGGATACAAGCTATGA
- a CDS encoding LacI family DNA-binding transcriptional regulator, protein MMDIETSSGDERRQHQNKGTATDIANQLGVSRAAVSYALNGKPGVSMETRRAVLELARSFGMNIPDRAKNRAGANRVVGLVLADLGNPFYQELGVAVSNKARQHRLSSLLSHTWDNPVELMSAVQTMTEHGVDGIILTATQDGDASVASLLRRTNTPYVQVSRKMPTVKAGFVGIDNKNAAKDMALHLVDHGYKKIALAIGPRRSSASNERQTGYLEGLIESGLSVPSEWIIRTNLGMKGGTTAGRYLRSLKRGLPEAVICGTDAIAFGLMEDFASHGIGIPDEVAITGFDGVIASNVPGFSLTTVVQPIEEMAEQAVRYLEALMRNDKVAEHDVICPYKLRIGNSCRCAPTK, encoded by the coding sequence ATGATGGATATTGAAACTAGTTCCGGCGATGAGCGGCGCCAACACCAGAACAAGGGTACGGCGACTGATATTGCGAATCAGCTGGGCGTGTCCAGAGCAGCCGTGTCGTATGCTCTCAATGGAAAGCCGGGCGTGTCGATGGAAACGCGCCGTGCCGTGCTGGAATTGGCGCGCTCTTTCGGGATGAACATTCCGGATCGTGCGAAGAACCGGGCAGGCGCTAATCGCGTGGTAGGCCTCGTGCTGGCTGACCTTGGAAACCCTTTTTATCAAGAACTTGGCGTGGCAGTTTCTAATAAGGCTCGCCAGCATCGGCTTTCTTCTTTGTTGTCGCACACGTGGGATAACCCGGTGGAGCTGATGTCGGCAGTGCAGACGATGACGGAACACGGAGTCGACGGCATTATTCTTACCGCCACGCAGGACGGCGATGCGTCTGTGGCGAGTTTGCTTCGTCGAACGAATACGCCGTATGTGCAAGTGTCGCGGAAGATGCCGACTGTGAAGGCTGGATTTGTTGGGATTGATAACAAGAATGCGGCAAAAGACATGGCCTTGCATTTGGTCGACCACGGCTACAAGAAGATTGCGCTGGCGATTGGCCCGCGGAGGTCGTCGGCGTCGAATGAGCGGCAGACAGGTTATCTCGAGGGGCTGATTGAGTCTGGCTTGTCGGTACCGTCGGAGTGGATTATTCGCACGAATCTGGGGATGAAGGGCGGTACGACGGCGGGGCGCTATTTACGTTCGTTAAAGCGCGGTCTTCCGGAGGCGGTAATTTGCGGGACGGATGCGATTGCGTTTGGGCTGATGGAGGACTTCGCCAGTCACGGGATTGGGATTCCGGATGAAGTGGCGATAACTGGATTCGACGGTGTGATCGCATCAAATGTGCCGGGTTTTAGTTTGACGACTGTTGTGCAACCGATTGAAGAGATGGCCGAGCAGGCGGTGCGGTATTTGGAGGCGTTGATGAGGAACGACAAGGTTGCGGAACACGATGTTATCTGTCCATACAAACTGCGCATTGGCAATTCGTGCCGGTGTGCTCCAACGAAATGA
- a CDS encoding CoA-transferase, translated as MITQVTPAEVASLIPNGATVAGDGFTMMGVADEIYAAIEQSFLDRGVPNGLTFVHAAGQSNRVDGLARLAHPGLLKRVVGPHWGLNPPMANVLGEDEVEAICLPQGQISTLYRTIAANRPGQLSTVGLGTFVDPRLDGGRINDSARAAVAPEDYVKLVHVDGREYLFYKSFPLDVAIIRGSKIDPDGNMSQDDDVTILDSLAIAQAVHNNGGIVIAQVKEIVERGDIPARLVNVPGVLVDYVMVTSDPAKYHKQTNSAIEVNMDLITGYASPQELADSIMANELEDVRIRIGERGAKLVRDGDIINLGTGLPGDSIGRALATSGQLAKVTLTVESGTYGGVPLGGVDFGCALHPAAIIGHPQQFDFYNGGGVDITFMGVGQVDGRGNINVSAFGGKAIGCGGFMDIVDGAKRICFLMVADSKHPKWVHDVDQLTFYGAAALDKGQEVYLASEHYLLQLTEQGWKVLEVDDNDAAREAASYIHNALY; from the coding sequence ATGATCACGCAGGTGACGCCCGCGGAAGTTGCGAGCCTCATCCCGAATGGTGCCACGGTAGCCGGAGACGGGTTCACGATGATGGGCGTGGCGGATGAGATTTATGCGGCTATTGAGCAGTCGTTTCTTGATCGTGGGGTGCCCAATGGTCTGACGTTCGTGCACGCGGCTGGTCAGTCGAACCGGGTGGACGGTTTGGCGCGGCTAGCTCATCCGGGACTGTTGAAGCGAGTGGTCGGCCCGCATTGGGGTCTTAACCCGCCGATGGCGAATGTACTCGGCGAGGACGAGGTCGAGGCAATTTGCTTGCCCCAGGGGCAGATCTCTACCTTGTACCGCACGATTGCGGCCAATAGGCCGGGGCAGCTTTCAACGGTTGGTCTGGGAACCTTCGTCGATCCGCGGCTGGATGGCGGACGGATTAATGATTCTGCGCGGGCGGCGGTTGCACCGGAGGACTATGTCAAGCTTGTTCATGTGGATGGGCGCGAGTACCTGTTCTACAAGTCTTTCCCGTTGGATGTGGCGATCATTCGCGGCTCGAAGATTGATCCGGATGGCAACATGTCGCAGGACGACGACGTGACGATTCTAGACTCTCTAGCAATTGCACAGGCCGTACACAACAACGGCGGGATCGTGATTGCGCAGGTGAAAGAGATCGTTGAGCGAGGCGATATACCTGCACGGCTGGTGAACGTGCCTGGTGTGCTCGTGGATTACGTGATGGTGACGTCTGATCCGGCGAAGTATCACAAGCAGACGAACTCCGCGATCGAGGTGAACATGGATCTGATCACCGGTTATGCGTCGCCGCAAGAGCTTGCGGATTCGATCATGGCCAATGAGCTTGAGGATGTTCGCATACGGATTGGTGAGCGTGGCGCGAAGTTGGTTCGCGACGGCGACATCATCAACCTTGGCACGGGCCTGCCTGGAGATTCGATTGGGCGGGCGCTTGCGACGAGCGGCCAGCTGGCGAAGGTGACCCTCACCGTGGAATCGGGAACCTATGGGGGTGTGCCGTTGGGTGGCGTCGATTTTGGGTGTGCGTTGCACCCGGCGGCGATCATTGGCCATCCGCAGCAGTTCGATTTTTATAACGGCGGCGGGGTTGACATCACGTTCATGGGGGTCGGCCAGGTAGATGGCCGTGGGAATATCAACGTCTCCGCGTTCGGTGGCAAGGCTATCGGCTGTGGCGGGTTCATGGACATTGTTGATGGCGCAAAGCGGATTTGTTTCCTCATGGTGGCGGATTCGAAGCATCCGAAGTGGGTGCACGACGTCGATCAACTCACGTTCTATGGTGCTGCCGCGTTGGACAAGGGGCAGGAGGTTTATCTGGCGTCAGAACACTATTTGTTGCAGTTGACCGAGCAGGGCTGGAAGGTTCTCGAGGTCGATGATAACGACGCCGCGCGGGAAGCGGCGTCGTACATACACAACGCGCTGTACTAG